actttaatgcattttaaatgttagacATGTGcagataaataaacaagagGAGAAAGTTCAAATAATGATTTGTACTTATAATGATATTCCACCTACAAggttcatatttttttttcaacatgcCAAATGATAGGTACATTTtacaaggaaaaataaataaattacgtatAAAAGTTTTGTACATTGTACTTACAATATTCTTGTCGGGATGAACAAGAATGGAGAGACGTCTgtacttcttttttatttcttcgatTGTAGCGTCACATTCAACTTGAAGAACTTCAAATGGGTTCAGATTAAAGTATGTAGATCCAGGACGGAGTAGTCTTTCGATTTGTTGTTTTGGCGTTAGAACAGAATCTCTCTTCTCGATTTCTTTAACCTAAAAAGacaacataaacaaaatttcgaaaacaaaaacaaacagcaAAATATCATAACTGAATAATTGGAACATCTTTAGAAGTCACTcaaaatcatataaatatttcacaaaaatttaaaactttagaaGAAAGTAGGTTATTTCACCTCCGTATAGAAATCGTCAAACGATTCTGCCTTTGCTGTAGATGGTATGGAAGACATTTTCAGCAACCTTTTATGACTCCCAAATGTGATTAATGTGGTTAcatttaaaacgtaaaaataaGGATATTTTGTGACGATTAAActagttaaacaaaaaaacgaTGCCTTGCCTAAACTTTTGACATTTAGACATTTAAGCAATGACCATAGACgaatcaatttgtttttttttatgtgagcacagattataataaaatcaaagcatttttctgaaaatattacgcacattaaaaatgtttgatcagaaatttcaaagtaattatatttgtaatttaaaatatgtttctttttgctaaaaacttttttcagtTTTACCAAAAACTATACTATTTAACCAGCCTGTGCACCGGTGCCCCTACTATAACCTAAACCCATCTAAACCTTATGTCAAATCTAAACTCAATCATCACGAAGTTATCGGTTTTtgtgatagaaaaaaatatttctaaggtttgtctttgatttttggctagttttatattttttagctttcgccttattttatttatagaatactTTTGACTTTGATCATTAATAGTAATATCTAACACTAACATCTATCTCTATGAGGCTACACCGCCGAAACACCTGTGGAAAAACACACATTATGTCATCTCTGTTTCCTTAAAGAGAGTGAGTGAAATGACAGTATGTTTTTGCTCAAGTATTTCAGCAGTGTAAAATCAAGGTAAGCTTTATCTAAGTAAATTTAATCCTTGATGCCCATTTTATTGTGCAATAATGTAGACATTGCAATTGGAgcaaatagaatatttttgtatagaaaTAAGTACTATCATTTTAACGACTAACCAAAACATTCAGAGAACTTAAACCAATCAAGGTCAAATAGCTCGGAATATGAATGAATTCATGACGCGGGTACTGGAAGATAGAATCGTTTTGGACATAAAATTGTGTGTAATGaaactagtatttttaaaaagtttttatttgaaatatccGGCTTTGATATATGACATTTTTCTTTCGCTTCAATTTcaataatacttataattaaattctcAGATAAAATGTTTACGGACAAAGTCGTGTTAATAACTGGAGCTAGCTCTGGAATTGGTGCAGAAACAGCCGTGGAGTTCGCAAAACTTAATGCTAAACTAGTTCTTACTGgaagaaacaaagaaaatctAGGGAACGTTGCCAAACAATGTGAAGAGGGTTCGAAAAGTAAACAAACACCTTTGGTGATAATCGCTGATATGAACGTGGATGCCGACGTAGACAATATAATGAAAAGTACAATAGAGAATTTTGGAAGACTAGACGTTCTTGTAAACAATGCTGGAATTTTAGAAAGTGGATCGATAGAAGCAACTAGTTTGGCACAGTACGATAGAGTGATGAACACAAATGTAAGGGGGCCATATTATTTGACCATGTTAGCTGTTCCCCATCTCATTAAAACTAAAGGTTCAATTGTGAACGTATCAAGTGTTACTGGTCTGAGATCCTTCCCAAATATTTTAGCGTATTGTATGTCGAAGTCTGCTCTGGATCAGTTTACAAGATGTACCGCACTGGAGTTAGGTCTTAAAGGTGTGAGAGTTAACGCTGTAAATCCTGGTGTGATTACAACTGGCATTCATTTGAAATCAAGCATGAATGAGGAGCAATACAAAGAGTATTTGAAAAAGTGTGCCGTCACCCATGCGTTGGGCCGAGCAGGTGACAGCAAGGAAGTGGCTTCTGTTATAATATTCTTAGCCAGCGACGCAGCCAGTAACATCACAGGTGCTACAATACCAGTGGACGGAGGTCGTCATGCTATGTGCCCtcgttaaaaaatacacaatattgtcatatatttgaaaaataaaattacgcttTTGTTATTAACGAGTTTTAattgacatattttgtaatgCATTTATATTCTACGTGTAAATAATGTATACTTATTAGTAGAATAGAATCAATTATTATCAGTTAAATGATGCGTCGGATACACATTTGATGATCTGAATGGTTGTATTTGTGATAGCAGCGGAAGCTTCAATAAGACCATTGCTCGTACAAGAAACAATTGTGTCTAAAATTTCGTCTGCAATTGCTCTGGTTGCATCTCTCTGAgaaggaaattatta
The Papilio machaon chromosome 8, ilPapMach1.1, whole genome shotgun sequence DNA segment above includes these coding regions:
- the LOC106720356 gene encoding uncharacterized oxidoreductase TM_0325, with the protein product MFTDKVVLITGASSGIGAETAVEFAKLNAKLVLTGRNKENLGNVAKQCEEGSKSKQTPLVIIADMNVDADVDNIMKSTIENFGRLDVLVNNAGILESGSIEATSLAQYDRVMNTNVRGPYYLTMLAVPHLIKTKGSIVNVSSVTGLRSFPNILAYCMSKSALDQFTRCTALELGLKGVRVNAVNPGVITTGIHLKSSMNEEQYKEYLKKCAVTHALGRAGDSKEVASVIIFLASDAASNITGATIPVDGGRHAMCPR